The Mya arenaria isolate MELC-2E11 chromosome 15, ASM2691426v1 genomic sequence gtcatcatgtagtggtcctctacaaaatttgttcaaattattatcctggggtcaaaaatggccccggcccaggggtcactagttttattacatagtgttatatagtaaatctttaaaaatcttcttctccgaaaatGTAAGGCCCggggcttagatatttggtatacagcatcatctagtggacctctaccagatttgttcaaattattgccacagggtcaaaattgaccccgccccgggggtccttgtttttacgtagtgttatatagtaaatctttaaaaatattcttctccagaaccgtaaggccaggagcttagatatttggtatacaacatcatcttgtggacctctatcaaagttgttcaaattattgccacagggtcaaaattggccccgccctgaaagttatttgtttttatatagtcttatataataaaactttaaaaatcctcttctccaaaatataagacctagagctttcatatttggtatatagtgttacctagtggacctacaccaaaggtattcaaattattgtcccggggtcaaattggccttgctcaggggtcatttgtttttacattgtcttgtcacttaaacatcttttcctctgaaagtaaaggtcagaatgactccatacttgatatgtagcatccttacatggtcctctctcaactttgttcaaatagttttgtttggccccttttaggggccaccagagcaaaaaatagaaaaacctttaaacaacttgatcttattaactgcttgatggatctttaagtctgaagcatcctagcatgggcctctgtcaggtcttttcaaataattttgtttggccccttttaagggccaacagagctaaaattagtaaaaaaaacataacattttcttcgcatgaaccccttgatagatcttcagcaaatttggtttgaagtgtccttgcatggacctctcttaaatttgttcacataattttgtttggcccggttgccatggcaacctaaagcaaaatgtcaacaattggttataatcatcttcttctcctaaaccgctttgacaattttgatgaaacttcataggaatgatccttggttggtgctttttcaaaattgttcaaagaaattaattccatgtagaactctggttgacatggcaacttaaaggaaaagtgtcaacaattggttacaattatcttcttctcctaaaccccttggacaattttgatgaaacttcataggaatgattcTTGGTTggtgatttttcaaaattgttcaaaaaaattaattccatgcagaactctggttaccatggcaacctgaaggaaaatataggctgtcgtgtccgcgctgtgactttctcttatatggacagattttaaaatgacttgccatatgttttcgacataccaagacaacgtgttgtgtgcaagacccatgtccctacctctaaggtgaaagatacactaagtgtttattcacaatggaatgctgaatatgagggcataaagagtgttggctgtcatttagtatgattgtttttttttctatgctcagaggcaatataatataacttgcaatatgtatttgacacataaaggcaagaacaactttttatgtacttgttcatagatcaatgtcacattggggggcatttgtcacatactttgaaagctcttgttcaatattctttgagaaacaagctatgttaaactcttttactcaggtgagcgatttagggccatcatggccctcttgtttatatagTCAAAGGACctcacaaaatttaatcaactTTGGCATGAGCAAATGATGTGTGTGTTTTCTGTTGCAAaagattgcaaaaaaatgaaatgatttccTTGTTGGCTTTTCTGTACCCAATTTGTGTTTTGTTGAAAGCTCTTGACATATACACaatatcagtaattaaaaataaattataaagcaAAGTATTTCCAGGTGCATGCCCATTTGACTCGATGCAAGTTGCAGATGTTGGAGATGTAAACCTGAATCTGTACAATCTCCCAAAGGCTTGTGAAGACATCAGGAAACATTTTCTAGGCCTCGTACAGGCAGGTTGTGTGCCTCTTGCGTTGGGCGGGGATCACACCATGACCTACCCCATACTGCAAGCCATTAAGGTACATCTAGTTTTTAAGGATTTCATGCAGGGGGAAAAAATACCAGATTTAGTGTCCCATAAGCAGGCAATCGTATCtatttttacatgtttcaaAAGGTACTTAAATGTAATTAATCACTTGgtataagtttgttttgtaatcCTATCTCTTAAttaaactttgtttttgttgttagcAACCTCATCAGGACTCATTTTGGCAATATGAAGTTGTGCAATGTGGAGCTGTGTACAGCTTAGGACAAAAACTTCGGACATTGACAGATGGCAATGTTCATTTGTGCACTGCACAAGAATTAAACCATTTCAACCTATTGTTGCCAAGATATCTCCTcgtgtttattgttttactcCAAATGAAGTCtgttttcaatattactttgatACTACTGGAAGGATTTATTAAAGGAGTGaatctaagtgtgtggagtccgaagcactccacgcgtactttgaccagcccaattgcgttcatattttcctgataatgacatcaaccccgcaattcattcctgatatttacaccaatagttcattattaaatgacgtcacaataacgcgggaaaagatcaaccacttgaaatcacttttaaacgtaaaattgaaaaacttttgacaacaaaacgtttaaaatataataacttagcacattctaaaatgttgatttatattttacgggacctgctgacacaatacaaacaataacaagatcaatagttttcatgtatattgttatgcgatgaattgcgatccgaacatacccgaagatgttgcgttcatcgattgatgaacgcaagttcatttaaggaatggaagttgaggtgtaaatattaaaacatgaattttactACGTTGTTAACTTCCCTCGTACttcttatttttcttcaccTTTGTTGGCCCTTATGCTTTCACTCATAAACATCATTTCTTGTAACGAACTTCCATTAAGGTGTGACATCAGTTCTTGAATGCAATgcttcaaaaacaacatttcttgtTATATTTCTACATACATATGGAATTATACTCCCCAGGAGAAACATGGCCCTGTAGGTCTGGTCCATATTGACGCCCACGCTGACACCAATGACAAGATGCTGGGAGAATCAATCGCCCATGGAACGCCATTCCGCCGTGCCTTCGAGGAGGGATGTTTGGTTGGGAACAAGGTCATACAGATTGGTCTGCGAGGATCTAACTATACACTGGATGACTACGAGTGGGGAAAGAAACAGGTGTTGGAATGTTAACAGAATCATTGTTATAAAACCATTATTGTATAAAAGCACAAAactgttaacattttttgatatattttttttttaatttgtttagattTTCAAACTTATAATACAAAATTCCCTTTAAATTATGAAggttttttataatttaaaggttttttatacaattatacatttgCATGTCATTGTAACTGTCattacatttgaaatatgtcttttgtcttaaatatgaaatagcATAATTATTCCATGCACATGTACATTCATTACAATTAACATGACGTGAATGGGAGCATCGCTCTTGGTCAGTTGTCAGGGGTCATAGTAATTCATTTGATTATGCAACTCTGTGTAAGTATTTACTTCTAAAAGTTTAATCTCTTCTTTGGTCAATTGAAATGAGGAATGATAACCAGCATTGTGTTAATttactttatatatgtatattacttACAAGTATTTCTCATGTACAGGGTTTCCGCATTGTTGAAGCCTTTGAGTGCTGGCATAAGTCCCTGAGCCCACTGATGGAGGAAGTGCGAGTGATGATGGGCGACCACCCAGTCTACATATCTTTTGACATTGACGGCCTTGACCCATGCTTTGCCCCTGGGACAGGTAGAGTATTGAAAGTATATTAGGAAATAGAAAACCGAAGAGAAACCTTATGAGCTCTGCTTTTGTTTTAATCCACTTCatgatatttatgttgaatGGAATCTTAACCTTTagtaaacatttgatttaaatgctttaaattttACACTAATCTCCGTTTTAgcttttctgtttttgaaagaaaaaaagataggTATCCTCTTAGTGttaatattttcatcatttacaGCTCTGTCAGCATCGTAATTCACAACTTTAACCTTGCAATGGCCATAAAACTCAAAATATATTCTCATGAAACCTGTTGCAAGACACAATGCCTATATTGTAGCTTGGATTTAATAGTTAGTGCGTTGGGGAGCTTTTTActgaaactaaaaaaacaagCCTTAGCATTCGCTTCATGGTGCCTCTTGTTTCTGATAAAACTCTTTTAAGTGCTTCTCTGAAAAGAAATTATAGACGGTTAGTTGACGAGCATGGAAATGCAAGCAATAACAGAACTATGAGTATTTCGTGTAAAAAATGTTATCCCAAATCAAACACAACCAGTATCTGTTTATTATTCCATTTACATCAATCTACCTGTTGTTGTAGCAAGTGTATCTTCTGTGACAGGTACCCCAGAGATTGGCGGGCTGACATCCATACAGGGACTGGAGATCGTGAGGGGCTGCAGGGGTCT encodes the following:
- the LOC128218857 gene encoding guanidinobutyrase-like; the encoded protein is MMSRACPQLISLSKKQFAAGFSTCQRMYQKYNEPLSGHEMPRAGGIASMMRLPVQNNTEGLDACFVGVPLDIGTSNRSGTRHGPRQIRCESSLIRKVNIATGACPFDSMQVADVGDVNLNLYNLPKACEDIRKHFLGLVQAGCVPLALGGDHTMTYPILQAIKEKHGPVGLVHIDAHADTNDKMLGESIAHGTPFRRAFEEGCLVGNKVIQIGLRGSNYTLDDYEWGKKQGFRIVEAFECWHKSLSPLMEEVRVMMGDHPVYISFDIDGLDPCFAPGTGTPEIGGLTSIQGLEIVRGCRGLNIVGGDLVEVSPPYDFQGTTALTAANLLFEMLCVLPKVKYGLR